One window of Phoenix dactylifera cultivar Barhee BC4 chromosome 5, palm_55x_up_171113_PBpolish2nd_filt_p, whole genome shotgun sequence genomic DNA carries:
- the LOC103703889 gene encoding uncharacterized protein LOC103703889 isoform X2 — protein MVERFFSTRQIGGPDSIQPMTLLSGPPCRYFLFFGDSGKTSLLFQFAINCTSESFGDVVFICNKRRLENKPPFLSHGVDPASDALQHIQIKYVEDDEGIKKFFASFHLHESFPVAVIIDDFGDFFSDKNCQQRYNNARGRDLAMVRTLALCWDAIAHANVFVHFICSKKLQPKASCSLLVADTHQGDSPRLLFIYKRWIQCIFTIQGDGSGSYILKNSCISGNRQEGTRIAKYSIALQHLALEESTRSTIADGKKNYSANPRITMT, from the exons ATGGTGGAGAGGTTCTTCTCCACGAGGCAAATAGGCGGTCCGGATTCCATACAACCCATGACGCTCCTCTCTGGGCCTCCTTGCAG atattttttatttttcggaGACAGCGGGAAGACTTCTCTTCTGTTCCAATTTGCGATCAATTGCACATCGGAGAGTTTCGGCGATGTGGTCTTCATCTGTAACAAGAGGAGACTAGAGAATAagcctccctttttatctcaT GGTGTTGATCCGGCTTCAGATGCGCTTCAACATATacaaatcaa GTATGTTGAAGACGATGAAGGAATCAAAAAATTCTTTGCATCATTTCACCTGCATGAAAGCTTTCCAGTAGCAGTTATCATTGATGATTTTGGAGATTTCTTCAGCGACAA GAATTGCCAACAGAGATATAACAATGCAAGGGGTAGAGATCTAGCCATGGTTCGCACTCTGGCTCTATGCTGGGATGCTATAGCACACGCAAA TGTCTTCGTTCACTTTATTTGTAGCAAAAAATTGCAACCCAAGGCATCTTGCAGTCTTCTGGTTGCTGATACACACCAAGGAGACAGTCCAAGACTGTTATTCATTTACAAGAGATGGATTCAGTGCATCTTCACAATTCAAG GTGATGGCTCGGGTTCGTATATTTTGAAGAATAGTTGTATTTCAGGCAACAGGCAAGAGGGCACGAGAATTGCCAAATATTCCATAGCGCTTCAGCATCTGGCATTGGAAGAG AGCACTCGCTCAACTATCGCAGATGGCAAGAAGAACTACTCAGCGAACCCACGGATTACGATGACTTGA
- the LOC103703889 gene encoding uncharacterized protein LOC103703889 isoform X4, with protein MVERFFSTRQIGGPDSIQPMTLLSGPPCSGKTSLLFQFAINCTSESFGDVVFICNKRRLENKPPFLSHGVDPASDALQHIQIKYVEDDEGIKKFFASFHLHESFPVAVIIDDFGDFFSDKNCQQRYNNARGRDLAMVRTLALCWDAIAHANVFVHFICSKKLQPKASCSLLVADTHQGDSPRLLFIYKRWIQCIFTIQGDGSGSYILKNSCISGNRQEGTRIAKYSIALQHLALEEPFLSLQQRALAQLSQMARRTTQRTHGLR; from the exons ATGGTGGAGAGGTTCTTCTCCACGAGGCAAATAGGCGGTCCGGATTCCATACAACCCATGACGCTCCTCTCTGGGCCTCCTTGCAG CGGGAAGACTTCTCTTCTGTTCCAATTTGCGATCAATTGCACATCGGAGAGTTTCGGCGATGTGGTCTTCATCTGTAACAAGAGGAGACTAGAGAATAagcctccctttttatctcaT GGTGTTGATCCGGCTTCAGATGCGCTTCAACATATacaaatcaa GTATGTTGAAGACGATGAAGGAATCAAAAAATTCTTTGCATCATTTCACCTGCATGAAAGCTTTCCAGTAGCAGTTATCATTGATGATTTTGGAGATTTCTTCAGCGACAA GAATTGCCAACAGAGATATAACAATGCAAGGGGTAGAGATCTAGCCATGGTTCGCACTCTGGCTCTATGCTGGGATGCTATAGCACACGCAAA TGTCTTCGTTCACTTTATTTGTAGCAAAAAATTGCAACCCAAGGCATCTTGCAGTCTTCTGGTTGCTGATACACACCAAGGAGACAGTCCAAGACTGTTATTCATTTACAAGAGATGGATTCAGTGCATCTTCACAATTCAAG GTGATGGCTCGGGTTCGTATATTTTGAAGAATAGTTGTATTTCAGGCAACAGGCAAGAGGGCACGAGAATTGCCAAATATTCCATAGCGCTTCAGCATCTGGCATTGGAAGAG ccatttctctctcttcaacAAAGAGCACTCGCTCAACTATCGCAGATGGCAAGAAGAACTACTCAGCGAACCCACGGATTACGATGA
- the LOC103703889 gene encoding uncharacterized protein LOC103703889 isoform X6 has protein sequence MVERFFSTRQIGGPDSIQPMTLLSGPPCSGKTSLLFQFAINCTSESFGDVVFICNKRRLENKPPFLSHGVDPASDALQHIQIKYVEDDEGIKKFFASFHLHESFPVAVIIDDFGDFFSDKNCQQRYNNARGRDLAMVRTLALCWDAIAHANKKLQPKASCSLLVADTHQGDSPRLLFIYKRWIQCIFTIQGDGSGSYILKNSCISGNRQEGTRIAKYSIALQHLALEEPFLSLQQRALAQLSQMARRTTQRTHGLR, from the exons ATGGTGGAGAGGTTCTTCTCCACGAGGCAAATAGGCGGTCCGGATTCCATACAACCCATGACGCTCCTCTCTGGGCCTCCTTGCAG CGGGAAGACTTCTCTTCTGTTCCAATTTGCGATCAATTGCACATCGGAGAGTTTCGGCGATGTGGTCTTCATCTGTAACAAGAGGAGACTAGAGAATAagcctccctttttatctcaT GGTGTTGATCCGGCTTCAGATGCGCTTCAACATATacaaatcaa GTATGTTGAAGACGATGAAGGAATCAAAAAATTCTTTGCATCATTTCACCTGCATGAAAGCTTTCCAGTAGCAGTTATCATTGATGATTTTGGAGATTTCTTCAGCGACAA GAATTGCCAACAGAGATATAACAATGCAAGGGGTAGAGATCTAGCCATGGTTCGCACTCTGGCTCTATGCTGGGATGCTATAGCACACGCAAA CAAAAAATTGCAACCCAAGGCATCTTGCAGTCTTCTGGTTGCTGATACACACCAAGGAGACAGTCCAAGACTGTTATTCATTTACAAGAGATGGATTCAGTGCATCTTCACAATTCAAG GTGATGGCTCGGGTTCGTATATTTTGAAGAATAGTTGTATTTCAGGCAACAGGCAAGAGGGCACGAGAATTGCCAAATATTCCATAGCGCTTCAGCATCTGGCATTGGAAGAG ccatttctctctcttcaacAAAGAGCACTCGCTCAACTATCGCAGATGGCAAGAAGAACTACTCAGCGAACCCACGGATTACGATGA
- the LOC103703889 gene encoding uncharacterized protein LOC103703889 isoform X3, whose protein sequence is MVERFFSTRQIGGPDSIQPMTLLSGPPCRYFLFFGDSGKTSLLFQFAINCTSESFGDVVFICNKRRLENKPPFLSHGVDPASDALQHIQIKYVEDDEGIKKFFASFHLHESFPVAVIIDDFGDFFSDKNCQQRYNNARGRDLAMVRTLALCWDAIAHANKKLQPKASCSLLVADTHQGDSPRLLFIYKRWIQCIFTIQGDGSGSYILKNSCISGNRQEGTRIAKYSIALQHLALEEPFLSLQQRALAQLSQMARRTTQRTHGLR, encoded by the exons ATGGTGGAGAGGTTCTTCTCCACGAGGCAAATAGGCGGTCCGGATTCCATACAACCCATGACGCTCCTCTCTGGGCCTCCTTGCAG atattttttatttttcggaGACAGCGGGAAGACTTCTCTTCTGTTCCAATTTGCGATCAATTGCACATCGGAGAGTTTCGGCGATGTGGTCTTCATCTGTAACAAGAGGAGACTAGAGAATAagcctccctttttatctcaT GGTGTTGATCCGGCTTCAGATGCGCTTCAACATATacaaatcaa GTATGTTGAAGACGATGAAGGAATCAAAAAATTCTTTGCATCATTTCACCTGCATGAAAGCTTTCCAGTAGCAGTTATCATTGATGATTTTGGAGATTTCTTCAGCGACAA GAATTGCCAACAGAGATATAACAATGCAAGGGGTAGAGATCTAGCCATGGTTCGCACTCTGGCTCTATGCTGGGATGCTATAGCACACGCAAA CAAAAAATTGCAACCCAAGGCATCTTGCAGTCTTCTGGTTGCTGATACACACCAAGGAGACAGTCCAAGACTGTTATTCATTTACAAGAGATGGATTCAGTGCATCTTCACAATTCAAG GTGATGGCTCGGGTTCGTATATTTTGAAGAATAGTTGTATTTCAGGCAACAGGCAAGAGGGCACGAGAATTGCCAAATATTCCATAGCGCTTCAGCATCTGGCATTGGAAGAG ccatttctctctcttcaacAAAGAGCACTCGCTCAACTATCGCAGATGGCAAGAAGAACTACTCAGCGAACCCACGGATTACGATGA
- the LOC103703889 gene encoding uncharacterized protein LOC103703889 isoform X5, whose product MVERFFSTRQIGGPDSIQPMTLLSGPPCRYFLFFGDSGKTSLLFQFAINCTSESFGDVVFICNKRRLENKPPFLSHGVDPASDALQHIQIKYVEDDEGIKKFFASFHLHESFPVAVIIDDFGDFFSDKNCQQRYNNARGRDLAMVRTLALCWDAIAHANVFVHFICSKKLQPKASCSLLVADTHQGDSPRLLFIYKRWIQCIFTIQGDGSGSYILKNSCISGNRQEGTRIAKYSIALQHLALEEMARRTTQRTHGLR is encoded by the exons ATGGTGGAGAGGTTCTTCTCCACGAGGCAAATAGGCGGTCCGGATTCCATACAACCCATGACGCTCCTCTCTGGGCCTCCTTGCAG atattttttatttttcggaGACAGCGGGAAGACTTCTCTTCTGTTCCAATTTGCGATCAATTGCACATCGGAGAGTTTCGGCGATGTGGTCTTCATCTGTAACAAGAGGAGACTAGAGAATAagcctccctttttatctcaT GGTGTTGATCCGGCTTCAGATGCGCTTCAACATATacaaatcaa GTATGTTGAAGACGATGAAGGAATCAAAAAATTCTTTGCATCATTTCACCTGCATGAAAGCTTTCCAGTAGCAGTTATCATTGATGATTTTGGAGATTTCTTCAGCGACAA GAATTGCCAACAGAGATATAACAATGCAAGGGGTAGAGATCTAGCCATGGTTCGCACTCTGGCTCTATGCTGGGATGCTATAGCACACGCAAA TGTCTTCGTTCACTTTATTTGTAGCAAAAAATTGCAACCCAAGGCATCTTGCAGTCTTCTGGTTGCTGATACACACCAAGGAGACAGTCCAAGACTGTTATTCATTTACAAGAGATGGATTCAGTGCATCTTCACAATTCAAG GTGATGGCTCGGGTTCGTATATTTTGAAGAATAGTTGTATTTCAGGCAACAGGCAAGAGGGCACGAGAATTGCCAAATATTCCATAGCGCTTCAGCATCTGGCATTGGAAGAG ATGGCAAGAAGAACTACTCAGCGAACCCACGGATTACGATGA
- the LOC103703889 gene encoding uncharacterized protein LOC103703889 isoform X1: protein MVERFFSTRQIGGPDSIQPMTLLSGPPCRYFLFFGDSGKTSLLFQFAINCTSESFGDVVFICNKRRLENKPPFLSHGVDPASDALQHIQIKYVEDDEGIKKFFASFHLHESFPVAVIIDDFGDFFSDKNCQQRYNNARGRDLAMVRTLALCWDAIAHANVFVHFICSKKLQPKASCSLLVADTHQGDSPRLLFIYKRWIQCIFTIQGDGSGSYILKNSCISGNRQEGTRIAKYSIALQHLALEEPFLSLQQRALAQLSQMARRTTQRTHGLR from the exons ATGGTGGAGAGGTTCTTCTCCACGAGGCAAATAGGCGGTCCGGATTCCATACAACCCATGACGCTCCTCTCTGGGCCTCCTTGCAG atattttttatttttcggaGACAGCGGGAAGACTTCTCTTCTGTTCCAATTTGCGATCAATTGCACATCGGAGAGTTTCGGCGATGTGGTCTTCATCTGTAACAAGAGGAGACTAGAGAATAagcctccctttttatctcaT GGTGTTGATCCGGCTTCAGATGCGCTTCAACATATacaaatcaa GTATGTTGAAGACGATGAAGGAATCAAAAAATTCTTTGCATCATTTCACCTGCATGAAAGCTTTCCAGTAGCAGTTATCATTGATGATTTTGGAGATTTCTTCAGCGACAA GAATTGCCAACAGAGATATAACAATGCAAGGGGTAGAGATCTAGCCATGGTTCGCACTCTGGCTCTATGCTGGGATGCTATAGCACACGCAAA TGTCTTCGTTCACTTTATTTGTAGCAAAAAATTGCAACCCAAGGCATCTTGCAGTCTTCTGGTTGCTGATACACACCAAGGAGACAGTCCAAGACTGTTATTCATTTACAAGAGATGGATTCAGTGCATCTTCACAATTCAAG GTGATGGCTCGGGTTCGTATATTTTGAAGAATAGTTGTATTTCAGGCAACAGGCAAGAGGGCACGAGAATTGCCAAATATTCCATAGCGCTTCAGCATCTGGCATTGGAAGAG ccatttctctctcttcaacAAAGAGCACTCGCTCAACTATCGCAGATGGCAAGAAGAACTACTCAGCGAACCCACGGATTACGATGA
- the LOC120103688 gene encoding nuclear transport factor 2-like isoform X2, translating to MASSFPGHVTAVQVGSYFVGQYYHILQQQPELVHQFYTNASTMKRFDGTTTESATGMLQIHNLVMCLNFNGIEIKNAHSLESWSGGVLVMVCGYVQLKDYSVRRQFVQTFFLAPQEKGYFVLNDIFHFIEEEHINQHPTTVLASHNNFETKLNASSPIPEPVSNYMMGEEIQATEFDTAVHEEENDIVEKYSIPEPQQQVLESDERIDETSAEEPTVSYPNVMTTMREPPPAPAEEPVGEPPKQTYASILRSKGQSGHSAPYPASLNKTTQVASDRQHAPQSAVQLSQPAVVPEKSSSEALEESATFEYEGESRSVYVGNLPSFITASDLEQEFKNFGRIRPDGVTVRSRKEAGVFYAFVEFEDAVGVQNALKCLSTGITNTVEWTANSCGGEKT from the exons ATGGCGTCTTCGTTCCCAGGTCATGTCACTGCCGTTCAG GTGGGGAGTTATTTTGTGGGGCAATACTATCATATTCTTCAACAGCAGCCTGAATTAGTTCATCAGTTTTATACGAATGCGAGCACCATGAAGCGATTCGATGGGACCACGACTGAGTCCGCTACGGGGATGCTG CAAATTCACAATCTTGTAATGTGCCTGAATTTTAATGGGATTGAGATAAAAAATGCACACTCTTTGGAATCTTGGAGTGGAGGTGTTTTGGTGATGGTTTGTGGTTATGTGCAACTGAAAGACTACAGTGTCAGGAGGCAATTCGTGCAGACCTTCTTCCTTGCACCCCAGGAAAAAGGATATTTTGTTTTGAACGACATCTTTCACTTCATCGAAGAGGAACATATTAATCAGCACCCAACAACTGTATTAGCCTCCCATAACAATTTTGAAACCAAGTTAAATGCATCCAGTCCTATACCGGAGCCAG TTTCCAACTACATGATGGGTGAAGAAATACAGGCTACGGAGTTTGATACTGCCGTCCATGAAGAGGAAAACGACATAGTTGAGAAATATAGCATCCCTGAGCCACAACAGCAAGTTCTGGAGTCTGATGAAAGGATAGATGAAACTTCAGCAGAAGAGCCCACTGTTTCATATCCAAATGTGATGACCACcatgagagagccacctcctgcccCTGCAGAGGAGCCTGTTGGGGAGCCTCCAAAGCAAACTTATGCTTCCATT CTACGATCTAAAGGACAATCGGGACATTCTGCACCTTACCCAGCATCTTTAAACAAGACCACTCAGGTGGCCTCAGACCGGCAGCATGCTCCACAGTCAGCCGTGCAACTGTCACAGCCTGCTGTTGTGCCCGAGAAGTCCAGCTCAGAGGCATTGGAGGAAAGTGCAACATTTGAATATGAAG GTGAATCACGATCTGTTTATGTGGGAAACCTTCCTTCATTTATTACTGCATCTGACCTTGAGCAAGAGTTTAAGAACTTCGGCAGAATTAGGCCTGATGGTGTTACTGTTAGGAGTCGCAAG GAGGCTGGTGTTTTTTATGCATTTGTTGAATTTGAAGATGCTGTTGGCGTGCAGAATGCACTTAAG TGTCTTTCTACAGGCATCACCAATACAGTTGAATGGACGGCTAATTCATGTGGAGGGGAGAAGACCTAA